In Acidovorax sp. 106, the following proteins share a genomic window:
- a CDS encoding ATP/GTP-binding protein translates to MMPPETPAQGLGGMHRIALLGPMGIGKTTAIHALCGSDMVSTDVPNLDRVAHTKEYTTVGAEFGEIDLGDGERVQLCGCPGQDRFDFMRQWAISVSVGIFVMADLHAPDALESTSTLLHETAATPLPPVTLVLSARQASQEQIEAFAAGLMAAGHGVVPVLPVDVRDRNQMLQALGVLVTMLSLRNESL, encoded by the coding sequence ATGATGCCCCCGGAAACCCCTGCCCAGGGCCTCGGCGGTATGCACCGCATTGCCTTGCTGGGCCCCATGGGCATTGGCAAAACCACGGCCATCCATGCGCTGTGCGGCAGCGATATGGTCTCCACCGATGTGCCCAACCTCGACCGTGTGGCCCACACCAAGGAATACACCACGGTGGGCGCCGAGTTTGGTGAGATCGACCTGGGCGACGGCGAGCGCGTGCAACTGTGCGGCTGCCCCGGGCAAGACCGGTTCGACTTCATGCGCCAGTGGGCCATCTCGGTGTCGGTGGGCATCTTCGTCATGGCCGACCTGCATGCCCCGGACGCACTGGAGTCCACCAGCACCTTGCTGCACGAAACCGCTGCCACGCCCTTGCCGCCTGTCACTTTGGTGCTCAGTGCCCGACAGGCATCACAAGAGCAGATCGAAGCCTTTGCCGCTGGTCTGATGGCAGCGGGCCATGGCGTCGTGCCTGTGTTGCCCGTGGACGTCAGGGACCGCAATCAGATGTTGCAGGCCCTGGGGGTTTTGGTGACGATGTTGTCATTGCGTAACGAGTCTCTATGA